The DNA window ACGCAGTTTACGATTTagtaaaaaaatttttttggatatttcttCAGCGACTAATAAATTAGCTTTGGTAATATATGTCTTCTAGCTGCAAAACGTTACCTTTGTACTCTAAATCAGAGTTTGAAAAGCACGTTAAACCCAACCAGTGTTGGGTCAGTATTGATCAGAGGAAGATCTACAATGTTTCGAAGTTCTTGGATGAAAATCCAGAGGGATATCAATATGTTTTGGATCATGCCGGCCAAGATGTCACTCAGTTGTTAAAAGACATGCAGACCGATGAACCAACTGATTTAGCTCATCAGCTTTTATCCGATGCTTACTTGATAGGGTATTTGGCAACGAGTGAAGAGGAGAGGAAATTGTTGACCAACGCTAACCATGTTGTAGAAGTTAAGCCAGCCAACGGTAACAGGGTGGATTCAGGTTTTGTGAAGAAATTGCCAACAGAGGAGAAATTAGCCATTGCGACAGACTTTAAAACTGATTATGAGAAGCACCATTTTTTAGATTTGGACAAGCCTTTGTTTATGCAGGTGTTGTTCGGTAACTTTACGAAGGAGTTCTACATTGATCAGGTTCACAGGCCACGGCACTACGGGAAGGAATCTGCTCCCTTATTTGGTAACTTCTTGGAACCTTTATCTAAGACTTCTTGGTGGGTCATACCAATCGTCTGGTACCCGTGTGTCATTTATTACATCAGAACGGCTCTACTCAACATATCCACCCCTTTGgctttgtttttgtttggtgTTGGTGTCTTTGTATGGACATTAATTGAATACGGACTACACAGATTTTTGTTCCACTTTGATGATAGGATGCCCGAATCTAATATTGTCTTTACTCTTCATTTCTTACTACACGGTATCCATCACTATTTGCCTATGGATAAGTACAGATTGGTTATGCCTCCGGCCTTGTTCTTGGCCTTGTGTTACCCTTTCTACAAACTGGTGTTTTCTATTTTGCCTTACTACTGTGCTTGTGCTGGTTTTGCTGGAGGGTTATTTGGCTATGTGGGCTACGATGTCACGCACTACTTCCTTCACCATCGCAAACTACCACCGTTCATGagaaagttgaagaaatatcaCCTAGAACATCATTACAAAAACTATGAACTTGGATTTGGTGTGACTTCTTGGTATTGGGACAAAGTGTTCAATACATACTTGAGTCCGACTGCACCTTTATCCAGGGCGAAATATGACTGAAAAATACCTAAATTTATCCCTAAATTATTCTCTAGCGCAACAATTTAGTGGTTTAATTAAAGCTTCTCTATAATCAATCATGTCGacattatatttttaatccTAATAATTTTACTTAAACATaaccaaatattttatatcCTTCTTATGATTGGTTATGTTAGATTACATTAATATATGCTGCGTATTAAAGGCAACTTCTTGCCACTTATAAATCAGTTGCTAACTTAATGGTTATTTTACAACATCGTATATCTCTGATTAATAATCCTtatataaatttatttAATGTAAATATTAAATTGAAGAGAAGTAAACAACATTTTATTATTGCAAAATACGATGTGAataatgaaatatattaggGCCATAACCTGAACATATAAGTTCGAATTGTATAGATCCACTATTCACATGAGATTGGTGCTTTGGTAGTTCGATCACCTTTTACGAACCCGACCGTCGTAGAACGCAATCAGCTtaagtcacgtgatagCTTGAGGTCTGGTCATCGCTACCCTGTTTCTCCTCCTCCACCAACAATTCAACCGCAGTGATCAGCTGCTCCGGACACAAAGCAGCTAAATGGACAATTTCGTACCTCGCGAAATTTGATGCCGGCGTAGTACGCGGTCCGTTATCGCATCCGCCATCGCCAGTGAAATGTGCCCAATGGTTAATACCACCTGTGAAAATATCGACATCACCTATACTCAACTGGTAAGTCTCTAGTGCAATCAACCCGGTGTTGTCTTTCCGCGGCATCATTTGTAGTCACAACCACGACTTCGTGGCCTGTGTATACGTCGATGTAACCTCTGGAGCCCATTTTATTAGCCACATGTGCAACTTGTGCAGCGACCATAAGAGCTTGGTCTGGTTGACTAGGCCAAGTATTCAATCGTGTTTCTGTTACACCTAACTCCGGTAAAGTGGAGGTGAAGCTGGCTGGTGAACTAATGCTTAATCGTAAGGTTAGCAATAATGCTTTGCTTGATAGATACCTATAAAATCTAGCATCTCTTTCCGCGGTTAATCTTAGTCTTAATTTAAGTCAGCGCGGCGCTACCAAATGTCGAggccactagttggggtcacgtgctgGCTGGAGTatctcgtcacgtgcccgccaatacttaggttgatgatcagttaccATTCTAcagtctctaatctggctcaactcCCTCTGCTCCTTGGTCTGGTATCTTGTATtctagcttctcttttgattttacgacatGTCACATGGGCATTCTGTAAAACGTGGATCTGGAACGGTTCAAAGCGGGTAGGAATTCCCGCGCAAGTGGTTTAGTGGTAAAATCCAACGTTGCCATCGTTGGGCCCCCGGTTCGATTCCGGGCTTGCGCATTTTTTGCAACCTGGTGCTGATGAATAAATAAGCTTATGAAAACTTTTCCGTAATTTAACATGAAATGCTCCATACACATGTCTGCATAGAACGAGCGATTCACTAAGTGATCAGCGAACTTTTTAGAATGTCAACAATTGGTTCCCAGGTGCGTCAAGCTGCCCCTGAAGTTGATACTACTGTTACAGATTATGTGATTGGTTACTTGAACCATTTGTCTGGCGCTACGTTGGATGCAATTCAAGCTAAACAGTTGGATTTGGATAGTGAGGTTGCTTTTATAGAAACGCTACTTGTTGATTCCGGAGCTATTCAAGAAAAAGTGGATAACCTGGTTAATCAGGTGAAGGAACGGTTATTCAACCAATTAAAGGAAAATCAGGCCAAGTTGGAGCTGACTGGTGATACTTCGAAACGGCTATTGGATATCAATGTTCTACAAAATCAGGACCAAAAGTCACATACTTTGGCAATATTCGGTGCCACTGGTGATATTGAACATACTGGGCGGAAGATAGAGACAAGGGtggatttgaagaagttaaagaaGGCTGAGGAGAAAATTGCCAAGAAGGTTGCAAAGAGAAACAATAAATTTGTTAAATACGAGGCTTCAAAGTTAATTAATGATCAGAGGGAGGAAGATTATGATACCTTTTATATGAAGATTAACCCGTTGGAGTTTGGTTCAGGAGCAGGCAAGtccaaagatatcaagATCGATACCTTTGATTTATATGTTGGCGATGGTCAAAGAATTCTTTCTGATGCTCAACTGACGTTGGCTTTTGGCAGAAGGTACGGTCTAGTGGGTCAAAATGGTATTGGTAAATCTACACTGTTAAAAGCACTATCTAAAAGAGAACTAAATGTTCCAAAACATATTTCTATTTTACATGTCGAGCAAGAATTAAAAGGTGATGAGACTAAAGTTCTTCAGAGTGTATTGGATGCAGATGTGTGGAGAAAACAATTGCTAAGtgaagaaaacaagataAATGAGAGACTCCAAgagattgaaaaattaaGAACTGAATTTGATGAGGAGAGCTTGGAGGTTAAAAAACTGGATAACGAACGGGAAGATTTGGAATCGCATCTACAACAAATTTCTGATAAATTAATAGATATGGAATCTGACAAAGCAGAAGCTAGGGCTGCCTCTATATTGTATGGGTTAGGTTTCAGCACAGAGGCTCAACAGCAGCCAACAAATTCTTTCTCTGGTGGTTGGAGGATGAGACTTTCTCTCTCAAGAGCATTATTTTGTCAGCCAGACTTGTTACTATTGGATGAACCATCTAATATGTTGGATGTTCCTTCTATTGCATACCTATctaattatttgaagacatATCCCGCAACAGTGCTGGTTGTTTCCCATGATCGtgcttttttaaatgaGGTCGCAACTGATATCATTTATCAACACAACGAACGTCTAGATTATTACAGGGGACAAGACTTCGACTCGTTCTACTCCACTAAAGAAGAACGTCGCAAGAATGCTCTTAGAGAGTATGAAAATCAAATGGCTTATAGAAAGCATTTGCAAGAATTCATTgataaatatagatataatgCGGCGAAATCGCAAGAGGCACAATCCAGGAtcaaaaaattggaaaaactACCTGTGCTGGAACCcccagaagaagaaaagtcCGTCAACTTTAAATTCGCAGACTGTGAAAAGCTATCGCCACCTattattcaacttcaaGAAGTTTCATTTGGTTATGAAGACcaattattattaaaggaCGTCAGTTTGGATGTTCAGATGGATTCTAGAATTGCCTTGGTTGGTGCGAACGGTTGTGGTAAGACTACGCTGTTGAAGATTATGATGGAACAATTAACACCTTTAAGTGGGTTTGTTTCGAGAAATCCAAGACTACGAATTGGTTATTTTACTCAACACCATGTCGATTCGATGGATTTAACGATGTCTTCAGTGGATTGGATGTCCAAAAATTTCCCCGGTAAAAGTGACGAAGAATACCGGCGTCATTTAGGTGCGTTCGGCATTACTGGTTCGCTAGGTTTGCAAAGAATACAATTACTGTCAGGTGGTCAGAAGTCTAGGGTCGCTTTTGCAGCCTTGTGTTTGAACAACCCCcatattttggttttggatgAACCTTCAAACCACTTAGATACAGCAGGTCTTGATGCCCTAGTAGACGCTTTGAAGGCCTTCTCCGGTGGAGTTTTGATGGTTTCACATGATATTTCTGTTATCGATAGTGTTTGCAATGAAATATGGGTCTCTGAGAAAGGTACTGTTAAGAGATTTGACGGCAACATATATGACTACAAGAATTATATTCTAGAAGCTGCAGATGCTGCAGGTGTTGTCAAAAGACATTAGTATAAGTGATCTGTGattaaatatttattaaaGCTTTATACTTTATTCATGTTTTAGTCTATTTCAATAGCAGCTGGGCTTTACGCTTATTAGTAATAGGATCAAGAATCGATTTCACATGTATTTTAATCTTATCAAATACACGTATCTCCCTCGAAGAGCCTGACTTGTCTCGGAAAGATAGcttgaattcttcttcaacgAAATCAAGAGTCTGAAAGTCAGTGGTTAAGTTTTCAGCTAAAATCAATCCTTCAACTCCAAACTTTGGAACTAACACGGCAATaccattgttgaagacCTTGATAACATATCCAGTTTCTATAGACTCATTATTTCTCATCACTTGTCCAACATGGTACTCTATACTTGCCCGGCCTGCAAATTGGGCATTTCTATGCCTCTTATTAATGTTTCTGCAGATAATCTCCATTTTTTGCTTATCTCTGTGTGATAAGTCCAAAGATTCATAACCAATTGCCGCAGCTAACTGTCTATGAGCAATAATGTCACAATAACGTCTAATCGGAGAAGTGAAATGAGTGTAGATATCAACAGCCAAACCATAATGACGAAAGTCAGAATAAGAATAGGCACCTGAATAAAAATACTGGGCTGCCATCATGCACCTAGTAGACATAATACGAACTAAAGTATTAAAATATACGTCATCAGAGTCCACACAGCGGTCCAAAGAGTCCGCCAATGCCTTGGACGATTCTAATGAGATCGACATGTTTTTCCTTACTTGCAGCATTTCATTCaaactttcaaaattaGTTGAAGGTGGGGCAGCATGCCTTCTTAACATCGCAGTTTGTGGGAAAGAATCGTAGATTTTTCTAGCCACTGAGATGTTAGCTAACAAcataaattcttcaactaAAGAATTGGTAGACAGTAACTTCTTGATTTCAACTTCACTAGGGTCAGATGTTTCGCTATCCATATGTACTTTGACTTCAGGTGAAGCCAAATTTAACGCACCGGCATCGAGCCTCTTTTGCTTTAGTTTCTTAGACAATTGCAACAGAGCTCGCATACCCAACGTCAACTCATCATTCTGGTTAGGATCATCAATTCGAAGCTGTGCTTGTTCATACGAAAATGCCTCTCTGGATCTAATAACCGATTTAGTGAACTCAACACTAACTATATTAGCATCATTATCCAGTTCCCAAATGACAGAAAATGCAAACCTGTCAACGGACGCTTTTAGGGAACATAGGTCAGTACCTAGCAACATTGGCAGCATATCGATACGTTTATCGACTAAATAAACGGAAGTAGCCCTTGAAGCACCCTCCGCATCTAAAGCCGTGTTTGGCTTTACAAAGTGGGTGACATCTGCAATATGCACACCAACCTCCCAGTTCCCATTGATGAGCTTTTTCGCATGTAGGGCGTCATCAATGTCAACACATCCTGGAGGATCGATAGAGCATATTAACTTGTCCCTCATATCACGCCTCTTGGCCAACAATGGATCTTTAGCAATAGCATCAGCATCTTGCAAATCAACGGGAGCTTTCCAATCATGGCCTTCAGAGGGCAAACACTCTAAGACCTTCTTAGAAAAAGGTCTATATTCCACATCATGCTCAAGTAACAACGATTCAGTTTCTGCCTGAGCAGATTCTATCTCTCCCAGCTCTCTAACAAAATGGCCCAGTGGATATCTGTAGGTTGCTGGCCAGCTGTCTAGAGAAACTACTATtcttttattcaacaattctttCGCGCGTCTCGTACGTATCCTAATCTTTGGTAAACATTTATCCATTAAGATAACAAAAACATTTTGTGTACGGCCGTTTTGCAGATCTACAGAGCTGGAAGCAATTTGGCCAACATATGGTCTCCAAGATCTCCTGGTGATAGCTACAATCCTGGCTGTCGGTTGAATCTTTTTCGTCTTCTGTGCTTGAATTGCGTCCTGAATAAGCAATCTACGCTGCTTGTCTGAGATTATAACAGAACTAGAATCCTGCGCTCCACCTCCTGAATCATCATCTGGGTTTTCATTAACATTGTAATGTTCAGAATCCAAGGTAACACTCGATGGTGCCTTCCACTCACTTTTAGCAAGCAACTCAACAACAACTAGGTCTCCATTAAAAGCTCTATTCAAGTTTTTTTGGCCCACGACTAAGACAGGTTTCGAAAAGTTTGGCAACGAAATAGAGCCCTCTAGGAAATTATATTCAGAGATCTGAATCACACCTTGGTACAGAGAtccatttttcaaaccaCCCATAATTCTTGATGTTGTATAATATTCGGGGAAATTAAATTCTGACCTAGCCTCCTgatcttcatca is part of the Eremothecium cymbalariae DBVPG#7215 chromosome 2, complete sequence genome and encodes:
- the GCN20 gene encoding putative AAA family ATPase GCN20 (similar to Ashbya gossypii AEL032W), with translation MSTIGSQVRQAAPEVDTTVTDYVIGYLNHLSGATLDAIQAKQLDLDSEVAFIETLLVDSGAIQEKVDNLVNQVKERLFNQLKENQAKLELTGDTSKRLLDINVLQNQDQKSHTLAIFGATGDIEHTGRKIETRVDLKKLKKAEEKIAKKVAKRNNKFVKYEASKLINDQREEDYDTFYMKINPLEFGSGAGKSKDIKIDTFDLYVGDGQRILSDAQLTLAFGRRYGLVGQNGIGKSTLLKALSKRELNVPKHISILHVEQELKGDETKVLQSVLDADVWRKQLLSEENKINERLQEIEKLRTEFDEESLEVKKLDNEREDLESHLQQISDKLIDMESDKAEARAASILYGLGFSTEAQQQPTNSFSGGWRMRLSLSRALFCQPDLLLLDEPSNMLDVPSIAYLSNYLKTYPATVLVVSHDRAFLNEVATDIIYQHNERLDYYRGQDFDSFYSTKEERRKNALREYENQMAYRKHLQEFIDKYRYNAAKSQEAQSRIKKLEKLPVLEPPEEEKSVNFKFADCEKLSPPIIQLQEVSFGYEDQLLLKDVSLDVQMDSRIALVGANGCGKTTLLKIMMEQLTPLSGFVSRNPRLRIGYFTQHHVDSMDLTMSSVDWMSKNFPGKSDEEYRRHLGAFGITGSLGLQRIQLLSGGQKSRVAFAALCLNNPHILVLDEPSNHLDTAGLDALVDALKAFSGGVLMVSHDISVIDSVCNEIWVSEKGTVKRFDGNIYDYKNYILEAADAAGVVKRH
- the DIS3 gene encoding exosome catalytic subunit DIS3 (similar to Ashbya gossypii AEL031C); amino-acid sequence: MTIIKKRLSEGLTVTQKVFVRSRNGGATKVVREHYLRNDIPCLSRACDECNEIVVPDAVNELPRFVLSETPLSLKGVGKHYVVVDTNVALQAIDLLENPKCFFDVIVPQIVLEEVRNKSYPVYTRLRTLCRDSDDVKRFIVFHNEFNEATFVDRQKDESINDRNDRAIRKTVAWYSEHLKEHGITVILVTNDRLNREVALKEGLVAKSLPGYVDLLPNCDELKDSIPNMDSSVNIDEDQEARSEFNFPEYYTTSRIMGGLKNGSLYQGVIQISEYNFLEGSISLPNFSKPVLVVGQKNLNRAFNGDLVVVELLAKSEWKAPSSVTLDSEHYNVNENPDDDSGGGAQDSSSVIISDKQRRLLIQDAIQAQKTKKIQPTARIVAITRRSWRPYVGQIASSSVDLQNGRTQNVFVILMDKCLPKIRIRTRRAKELLNKRIVVSLDSWPATYRYPLGHFVRELGEIESAQAETESLLLEHDVEYRPFSKKVLECLPSEGHDWKAPVDLQDADAIAKDPLLAKRRDMRDKLICSIDPPGCVDIDDALHAKKLINGNWEVGVHIADVTHFVKPNTALDAEGASRATSVYLVDKRIDMLPMLLGTDLCSLKASVDRFAFSVIWELDNDANIVSVEFTKSVIRSREAFSYEQAQLRIDDPNQNDELTLGMRALLQLSKKLKQKRLDAGALNLASPEVKVHMDSETSDPSEVEIKKLLSTNSLVEEFMLLANISVARKIYDSFPQTAMLRRHAAPPSTNFESLNEMLQVRKNMSISLESSKALADSLDRCVDSDDVYFNTLVRIMSTRCMMAAQYFYSGAYSYSDFRHYGLAVDIYTHFTSPIRRYCDIIAHRQLAAAIGYESLDLSHRDKQKMEIICRNINKRHRNAQFAGRASIEYHVGQVMRNNESIETGYVIKVFNNGIAVLVPKFGVEGLILAENLTTDFQTLDFVEEEFKLSFRDKSGSSREIRVFDKIKIHVKSILDPITNKRKAQLLLK
- the SCS7 gene encoding fatty acid alpha-hydroxylase (similar to Ashbya gossypii AAL183W), with product MSSSCKTLPLYSKSEFEKHVKPNQCWVSIDQRKIYNVSKFLDENPEGYQYVLDHAGQDVTQLLKDMQTDEPTDLAHQLLSDAYLIGYLATSEEERKLLTNANHVVEVKPANGNRVDSGFVKKLPTEEKLAIATDFKTDYEKHHFLDLDKPLFMQVLFGNFTKEFYIDQVHRPRHYGKESAPLFGNFLEPLSKTSWWVIPIVWYPCVIYYIRTALLNISTPLALFLFGVGVFVWTLIEYGLHRFLFHFDDRMPESNIVFTLHFLLHGIHHYLPMDKYRLVMPPALFLALCYPFYKLVFSILPYYCACAGFAGGLFGYVGYDVTHYFLHHRKLPPFMRKLKKYHLEHHYKNYELGFGVTSWYWDKVFNTYLSPTAPLSRAKYD